TAGAAAGCAGGACTTAACTCAAGTATTAAATATTGAGAGAATTTCATTTAAATATCCATATAATCGCTGTACTTTTCTCTATTTCTTGATGAGAGAACCTGAAGGGTTTTCTGTATATGAAGAGAAAGGTCGCGTTGTAGGGTACATAATTACTTCTGTAATAGGTGATAAAGGCACCATAATATCGATAGCTGTAATACCGGAACTCAGGAGAAGGGGTATCGGTAGTAATCTACTTAGAGAGAGCTTTAATTTCCTTTCTAAAAAGGTCAGAAAGGTAGATCTCCAGGTAAGGTCGAATAATCAAGGAGCTATCAATTTC
This genomic window from Candidatus Methylarchaceae archaeon HK02M2 contains:
- the rimI gene encoding ribosomal protein S18-alanine N-acetyltransferase, with amino-acid sequence MIRRCRKQDLTQVLNIERISFKYPYNRCTFLYFLMREPEGFSVYEEKGRVVGYIITSVIGDKGTIISIAVIPELRRRGIGSNLLRESFNFLSKKVRKVDLQVRSNNQGAINFYKKFGFREVGLICNYYPDGMDALVMSKNN